The DNA window CCAGGAGAAAATATGAAACGGGACCTTGGCCAGGTTGATGATCATAAAAAACCAGGCCTTGGTCCCGATGAAAGTGTTCTTTGGCAGGTACATGGTAAGCAGGTAAATGGACATGATGGGCCCGGCCGAATTGCCGATCATGGTAGAGAAACCGCCGATCATCCCGATGATCGCCGAAAACCACCAGTAATCCGGCACGGTGACCTGTTTTTTCCGCCTATCCTGCCACACCATCACTATCAATCCCATGATGATAGTAGCAGCAATCAAGGTGGTGAAGACATCCCCGGATACCTTATTACCCACAAGCACACCAATGACTACCCCAGCAATGGCCCACGGAATGGGCTTGAACACATACCTCCAATCGGCATGACGGTTGTAGTAGGATACCGCTAAAATATCCCCCATGATCAGCATGGGAAGCAACATCCCGGTAGAGGGTTTCCCCCCAAAGATCACCACCATCATCGGTACCACAATAAATGCCGCTCCCGATAATCCGGTCTTGGCCGCACCCACCAAGATGCCACTGAGCATAATGAGCCCCCACTCCAGGACATTCAAATCAAACGACTGGAAGATCTCCACCAAATTATGCGTCATCACTGTCAAACCATTCACATCCATCAACGGCTACGAATATATAACAATATTTGTTTTTTACATCCCAAATTAAAAGGTTGAAGGTTTGATGGTTGATGTTTGAGTTCAACTACAAA is part of the Bacteroidales bacterium genome and encodes:
- a CDS encoding sulfite exporter TauE/SafE family protein; protein product: MLSGILVGAAKTGLSGAAFIVVPMMVVIFGGKPSTGMLLPMLIMGDILAVSYYNRHADWRYVFKPIPWAIAGVVIGVLVGNKVSGDVFTTLIAATIIMGLIVMVWQDRRKKQVTVPDYWWFSAIIGMIGGFSTMIGNSAGPIMSIYLLTMYLPKNTFIGTKAWFFMIINLAKVPFHIFSWHTIDLRTVALDLTVFPAIALGAFIGVKVVRLIPEKGYRLLVIATTVVACGVMLSR